Part of the Pseudarthrobacter sp. NBSH8 genome is shown below.
TTTTCTCTGGTTTCGGAAGTTTGCGATCTACCAGCCGTTCGCGGCGCCTGGTCTCGTGCGCGAGCTCCCTGGCGATAGGACTGGAGTCATCCATAGTGTCCATGACGTTGGTCCTGCCACCCGTTGTTGTTTCACGTGAAACAGAGGCAAGAGTTGCCATCTCTGCAACCGGATTAGGGTGGCTTTCCCCTCGTCCCGGCGCGGAACCCATGCCAGCAACTGATCGTGCTGACCCCAGAGACACAAACGGGGGTATCCGCTGTGTGGAGGCTTCGCTACTGGTCACTGGGACACACTCTCTCTCATTCGGCTTTTACTGCCGTTGTCTAGCCTAACCGCTTCGTCCCGCAGACCAAGGCTACCGGGCCCGGACTAGGAGATCTTTCGGGACTTGTTGACGACGATCCGTACCACCGTGGTGGGTTCCTCCAAGAGGCTTTCACCGACAGTCACTACAGAGGTCTTGACGCCACCGAGCTTCCGGATAACCTTTGCTGCTTTTTCGATTTCCTCGCCCGCACTGCGTCCCTTAATGGCCACAACCTCGCCCTTGCCGGCGAGCAGGGGGATGGTCAAGCCGGCCAGGTTGCTCAGCGCGGAAACAGCCCTGGCAGTCACAACGTCAGCGTTAACCATGCCGACCGCCAGTTCAGCGCGGGTCCGCATCACCGAGACGTTGGTCAGGCCCAGATCGTCCACCACTTCCTGGAGCCAGATCACCCGGCGTTCCAACGGCTCGATCAGCGTCAGTTCGAGGTCCGGCCGCGCGATGGCGAGGCAGAGTCCGGGAAGTCCGGCTCCGCTTCCGACGTCGGCAACATGGCTACCGTGCGCGATCTCGCTTTCGATGACGGCACAGTTGAGGACGTGCCGGCTCCACAACCGTGGGATCTCGCGCGGCCCGATCAGCCCGCGTTCCGTTCCGGACGTGGCCAGGTGCTCTACGTAGCGTTTGGCCAGGTCGAGGCGGTCACCGAAAATCTTCTCTGCCGCCAGCAATTCTGCTGCCGTGATGTCAACCATGATTAGCGGTTCAGCATTCTCTAGTCTGCGGATACAACGATGTGACGCCCGGCGCCTTCGCCCTCGGACTCGCTGACGAGTCCCAGGTCAGCAACGGCGTCGTGAACAATTTTGCGTTCGTAAGCGCTCATCGGCTCAAGTGCCACGGCTTTGCCGGACTCCTTGACCAACGCAGCCGCGTCTTCGGCGATCTTCTGAAGATGGCCGGCGCGCTGCTGACGGTAGCCGTTGATGTCCAGCACCAGGCGTGAACGGTTCTCCGTTGCGGAGAGAACGGAAAGCCGGGTCAGTTCCTGAAGAGCTTCCAGGACTTCGCCGTCTTCGCCTACGAGGCTGTCGAGACTGTCGGTTTCTTCTTCAACAACGATGGAAATGTAGGTGCGGCCGTTCCGGACTTCGATGTCGATGTCGCCGTCGATGTCCGCGATATCCAGGAGCTCCTCCAGGTAATCGGCAGCAACGTCGCCTTCCTCTTCGAGTCGGCTGGCAGCGGATCCCTTAGGGGAAGCATCGGTGTCCGTCGCTGATTCGTCCTGATCGTCAATGATCTCGTCGGAAAGGGCGTGTTCGGTGCTCTCGGCTGACATTACTTCTTCTTCCTGTTCTTGCGCTGTGGCTGGACGCGCTGTCCCTTTAGCTCGATGGCCGCGGCTGCGGCTGCTGCCTCCGCTTCGGCGTCGACCTTTTTCCCGCCCAGAATGGGCAGTGCCGGCAGGCCCTTGGCGGCCCGGCGTTCGGCGAGAGCCTTCGCAGCTGGGGATCCCGGCGTCGGCATGCGGCGGATCACGAAGAACTGCTGCGCCATGGTCCAGAGGTTGGTGGTGGTCCAGTAGATGAGCACACCGATGGGGAAGTTGATGCCGCCAACGCCGAACACGACGGGGAGGATGTAGAGCATCATCTTCTGCTGGCGCATGAACGGGCTAGCCATGGCTTCTTCAGACATGTTCTTGGCCATGATCTGCTTCTGCGTGATGAACTGCGAGGCAGTCATGGCCAGAATCATGATGATGCTTAGGACAACGACCGAGACATTGGTGGCGCCGCCGTGCAGCAGGGCAGAGGACAAAGGAGCCCCGAAGATGCTGGACTCGTCAAACTGGATGACCTGTTCCTGGCTCATGGCGCCGATGCCCTTGCCTTGCGTCTTCGCAGAGCTGATTCCTGAGAGCACTTGGAAAAGCGCGAAGAAGAAGGGCATCTGTATCAGCATGGGCAAGCAGGCAGAGAACGGATTAGTGCCGTGCTTCTTGTACATCGCCATCTGTTCCTGCGCCATGGCCTGGCGGGAGAGCTGGTCGGTCTTGCCCTTGTACTTGTCCTGCAGCTTCTTCAGGTCGGGCTGCAGGAGCTGCATGCCGCGCTGAGCCTTGATCTGCTTGACGAACACGGGGATCAGGGCAGCACGGATGACCAACACCAGCCCGACGATGGACAGCGTCCAGGTCCAGCCGTTGGCCGCAGGCAGCCCGATGATGGTCAGGCCCTCATGGAAGCCCACCATAATGATGGAAACCAGCCACTTGAACGGAAACATGATTGTTTCAAAGAAGTCCATACGATATCCCTATTCGTCAGGCCGCACGGCGGCCTTCTCCATCAGTCTGAGCAGCCAGGTACTTGTCCGGGTTGTTCAGCACAACAATTGTGGGGGTCCGGTGTTCGGGCCAATGGCGGTGGCCGGCGGGGACATGGTCCACACCACCGGCATTCCACGGATGGCAGCGCGCAAGGCGGCGGGCCGCAAGCCAGCTGCCCTTCACTGCCCCATGGACAGTGATCGCCTCGAGGGCGTACGCCGAGCAAGAAGGAAAGAAGCGGCAAACCTGGCCATACAAAGGGGAAATCACCTTGCGGTAGGCCATAAGCAGCAGAATAAGAATGTTTCTGGGCAGGTTCCAAAGGAAGGTGCCCACGACGGCAGCAACAGGCTGTAGGTAGTGGACGACGGCGGCAGTTACCTTACGCACGCGGTGTCCCCTCCTGTGTTGTACCGGTTGAACCGTTTACAGCAGCCCGCGGAAGGCGGCTGCCCAACCGGCTCATAGTTGATTCCAGTGCGGCGTTGTAGTCCGCCAGCAGTTGATCCCAGCTGGCGGCAGCGGACGCAGGCAGAGCCCGGACCACTATGGCGAACCCGGTACCGTACTCGCGCAGCGAGGCAGCACCGGCTTCTCTC
Proteins encoded:
- the rsmG gene encoding 16S rRNA (guanine(527)-N(7))-methyltransferase RsmG; protein product: MVDITAAELLAAEKIFGDRLDLAKRYVEHLATSGTERGLIGPREIPRLWSRHVLNCAVIESEIAHGSHVADVGSGAGLPGLCLAIARPDLELTLIEPLERRVIWLQEVVDDLGLTNVSVMRTRAELAVGMVNADVVTARAVSALSNLAGLTIPLLAGKGEVVAIKGRSAGEEIEKAAKVIRKLGGVKTSVVTVGESLLEEPTTVVRIVVNKSRKIS
- a CDS encoding R3H domain-containing nucleic acid-binding protein; its protein translation is MSAESTEHALSDEIIDDQDESATDTDASPKGSAASRLEEEGDVAADYLEELLDIADIDGDIDIEVRNGRTYISIVVEEETDSLDSLVGEDGEVLEALQELTRLSVLSATENRSRLVLDINGYRQQRAGHLQKIAEDAAALVKESGKAVALEPMSAYERKIVHDAVADLGLVSESEGEGAGRHIVVSAD
- the yidC gene encoding membrane protein insertase YidC — encoded protein: MDFFETIMFPFKWLVSIIMVGFHEGLTIIGLPAANGWTWTLSIVGLVLVIRAALIPVFVKQIKAQRGMQLLQPDLKKLQDKYKGKTDQLSRQAMAQEQMAMYKKHGTNPFSACLPMLIQMPFFFALFQVLSGISSAKTQGKGIGAMSQEQVIQFDESSIFGAPLSSALLHGGATNVSVVVLSIIMILAMTASQFITQKQIMAKNMSEEAMASPFMRQQKMMLYILPVVFGVGGINFPIGVLIYWTTTNLWTMAQQFFVIRRMPTPGSPAAKALAERRAAKGLPALPILGGKKVDAEAEAAAAAAAIELKGQRVQPQRKNRKKK
- the yidD gene encoding membrane protein insertion efficiency factor YidD; its protein translation is MRKVTAAVVHYLQPVAAVVGTFLWNLPRNILILLLMAYRKVISPLYGQVCRFFPSCSAYALEAITVHGAVKGSWLAARRLARCHPWNAGGVDHVPAGHRHWPEHRTPTIVVLNNPDKYLAAQTDGEGRRAA
- the rnpA gene encoding ribonuclease P protein component, translating into MLATRNRVRTATDFSTTVRSGVRNGRRNVVLYAVAIAADEPSRIGFIVSKGVGNAVVRNLVKRRLREAGAASLREYGTGFAIVVRALPASAAASWDQLLADYNAALESTMSRLGSRLPRAAVNGSTGTTQEGTPRA